CTCGGTCCTTCTGTTATGGGGTTACAACTTCATGTTGTGGGGTACAATGAtaaacccctgggtttgggaaggataccttttgcaagaatgcaagaccccaaacttagcttaaaagtgaaaagagaaatgtattaatttggaaggtaatgttgagaatggccaggagaatAGCAAGGTGGGATAGCAAAGTGGAACAGCTAGATGGGAAGCTGTTCCTTGGGGGGGGGGTcggcatggatggaaaagctgtctccTTCAGTTACTGTGTGAATGGAACAATGTTCCcaaatgcttcagttcaggggttttatTTATTGACACCGTGAGCCATCTGATCTCATCTTCTCTCACTTTACAACAGTGAGGATGTGACTCTAGTGTGGTAACCACTGAGGCATTGGATGGGGGTTTTGGtatgcctgaagacatagggggtggcCCTCCTGGTTCAGAGGATAGATGGATGTCTGACATACAACCTGATGAGATCAAGGTGTAGCCTGAGGTGCATCTCCATATCCATTTCAAACTAAGACTAATCTCAGGGCCTACAGGatctatcagatgttcttgggttaggagtgacaaggacagaaaggagcagggaatttccctgtttacagtttgcctgggttaaAAGGTTCAGTATTCATGCCACCTCTGGTCAATGCCCATATCAAACAGAGGATTGACACAAGCAGCTGTGAGGTATGAGAAACTCTGTAacactgagtggaagatggatcaTAGATAAGAGACACTGGACAAAAATTAGTTGAGAGAAGATGAGATCAGATGGCTCACAGtgtcaataagcattgattagcTATTTAATGTGTTATAGGTTGTGTAGCACTAGGACTATGAATACAAGAataaagaaagatagtccctgccctctaggtaCTTACATTATTTTGGGCAAAACCAGCATAAAAAATCTGAAAAGCATTTTGGAGTGGTGGTGGGTGGGGGACACTCGTAGAAAAAGTCTGGAGTACAGCCTGAAGAGGAATAATAAATGGCTGAACTGGGCCAGGAAAGAGTCATCTAATCAGAGGAAGAGGCCCCAGATGTGAAGGTACATTCAAGGTGTGAATTGAAGAGCCATAGTGCAGCTTCAGGCTGAAGAGCTGAGACATGGTAGAGAAAGACCAGAATGAAGAGAAGCTAAGAAAATGAGGTGAATGACATATATTTTAGTGGCAGCAATAACCAGATTTGGAAACTATGTATGAGGCCTAAGACACAGTAGAAATCATTAAGGTAAGTCacgtcaacaaacatttattaagtgcctactatctgCCAGATTCTGTGCTTTGTGTTTgggataataatataaaaaagcatgaaaagaatagaaaaacattCCCTGCCCCAAGGATCTCACAATGTcatgaaggaagacagaaaaaaatggaagctgaTGAGTAGGAGGCATATGATTCAGTCCTCTGCTggagaagtcagagaagtcaCAAAGCAATGCCTCCAGTTGAGAAATGAGTCCCCAGCTGAAATGGAGATTTTGTAATACATGGCTCTACCTTCCAATTAGTGGGGCAGAGAATAGCAATGAGACATAAAAACCATAGGTATCATTAGTTAACAGACgggcagatagacacacagatatggagggaggaagaaagacatGATCAGAGAATAtcgagagacagagagtgagcaTTTACTAAATTCTATCTAAGTGCCAAGTAAGGGACTAATGactgagttttaaaatataaggaatcaaaaaatgaattttctgaCATCACTGAGCTTACATTCTTTGGGGAAAGAGGTCACATGAATGAAAGTTGTAAGGGATAGAGTAGGGTATAATTTAGAGCTGGTAGCCACCATAAAATTCAGAATCATGAAAAGATGCATAAATATTTGGACATCACTATGCCAGAGGTCAGAAGATATCTATAtgcattcatttttaaagtttcccttaaaagtgaaaataaattttaataactgGAAAGTTATTTGGTGCTTATGGCTGGGTCAagccaatatcataaaaatgaaaatatttccagaGTTAACTTACAAATGGGATCCTATAGCAATGATACAATCAAAAGGATACATTACAGAACtcattaaaataacaacaaaactcacatgggaaaaaaagcctaaaatatcaagggaaacgaTGAAAAAATGAGTACAGGACGTAAGTTATGTGTTCAGAATTCAAACAATACTATTaagaagcagtcatcaaaatgaaaagactggtttaaaaatagagaaaaaaatcagtggaAAAGAGTAGACAAAGGAGAACCAGAGTTAATGAGACTTCATATCCTATGTTTGATAAATATTACTTAAGaatgaaatgtttttattaaaaaatatgttaaaCAGAAAACAGTtgaaaattaggcttagatcagtAGTTTATGGTctaattcaaaataaattctaaatgtgTATAGGACGTTAATATTAGGAATTATACCAttaaccaaatgaaaaaaaatatttaaaatatttggctTTCACAGCTATGGGTAGAAGGTGAATATTAAAAACAGTCTGCATACAACAGGATATTATTTCTCCTATCAAACAATTCATAGCTTAATCAGATCTTCTTCAAGGCATAGATTGTCAGTTCCAGACTTATGCTAAAAATATTGGGCCAAGCCATGGAGACAACTTTCCTAATCCGTGCATCAATGGCAATGATTAGAGAAAAGCTATCATTCTCCCAGATAGTAGACCAGGTGACCTGTCACACTACCTCTATTCTACTAATGAGCTCAAAATAAAAGCTAGCCCTTTTCAGTGCCAACTAGATGGCCCTGCATGGCactgagttgaatgcatttgtggGACCCAACCAGGCAGGCTATCTTGCACATACTCTTTTATTGTTGGCAtcatccaagacagaagaaagaaagaaataatgttcTTAGTACCTACCAGTGGGCACAGAACCCTTCTGACACCTGAGAATGAGTCCATTCCTAATATTCCAAACCCCTAGTCTTTTTGATAGAATCCAGAAATGTATCTTTTCCATGGTGCTACCAAAGGATATTGGCTTCTATTTGGAAGGCAGATGTTTGTTCCCTTTAATAGACACTAAAATGTGACTCTAAGAGTTTCCAATCCTTTGGGTCATACGTATATTTGTGTTAACTACTAAAAATAGTTGTTAAAACGTCCTCTTGAATCAATATCTTCCTTTATCCAGTACTCAATGTCATCCAGTGCAGAACACGCATAATCGTAACGCCTCAGGTTAACCAGACCTTGGAATGAGTGAATGAGTTCACAAATTGATTACCCACAACAGCTGAAAGATTGTAGTTTGGTGCCAGCTACTATATAATTGTGGGGAAGTAGATGCtatacccttatccttcttaccaaTACTCACTCACAAGAAACTGATGCTTGGATTTTGTACAATGGCAAAGCCTCATTAGTCATTTCCCCGAAAGCAAGATATACTGTTCTGAATAGACTCTCTAAAAGTCTCTTTTGCAAGATTTGATATTTTATGCTTAAATTCTTCCAAGCACCATTTCATCTAAAATCTtcctatatattctttttttaaggaggTTGTTTAACATATAAAACTTTATGGGGACAGCAATCATTACATTAGAAATAGAGGCCTGGTGTTCTGCCACTATCTCACTGTATAAGGTATTAGACCCAAATGCTTCCCTTCTTGGGGCCTGTTCCCCTTTCATTAAAAAGGAACCATGGCATGCTAAGAATATTGGATTGGAGTAAGGAGATCTGGATCAAATCAAAGTTCTAACATAACTAGCTGTATAGCCAAGGCAAATCACCtcttttgagactcagtttcttttatttttgttatgagTCAAATGCTCTGCAAAATTTCAAAGTATTGCAAATACATTTGCATTTTACCACTACTATCTTAAAATGAGGTCAGACCAAATATATCcattttcagttaaaaaattttgaaatttcaGTGGGCTAGCAGTGTGGAGCACTCACAGGCAGAAGATGGCCAGGGGATCTCTGGGAGATGGTTGACTCAGAGTAAGAAAAAGTTGAACACTATCTAatacaatcctctcattttataggaggAGACTGATACCCAGAggacatgtccaaggtcacaaatatGGTCAGCAGCAGAGGTGGATTCACCCCAGATGCTCATTTCCAAATGCAGTGCTTTGCCCACTATACCAGTGAGAATTCTGAGTGGGTACTGCCATCCAGAAAGGTAGGTCCAGTCAGGTACTTGAACATGGGCTCCTTCCACAGAATACAACACAGAATATACTTCGGtgatcattttattgatcttttaatAGAAAACAGGACTTTATTTGCCAGGAAGGATGATGCCATCATACTTCTGCTGGAACCAGTGCATGGCTTCCTCTTTGCCAATTCTGTGTTTGGCCCCGATGCAGCCTGTCCTACGCTTCTTGTCTGCAATGCTGAAGCCAGGTCTGCCCAGCACCGCATAGAAGTCCAAGCCATAGATGCCAATGCTCGGGTCATATTTAATGCCCAGATCGATATGCTCTTGGATCCCAAAGCCAAAGTTGCCAGTAtctgagaaattatttttccttaactcATATTCTCGCACCTTCAGGCCCTTCTCCAGAATCTCTTTGGCTTTGGCCCCTCGGACTGTACAgtgacccctgtcagagtttttcgttataaagattttttcccaatttgttgtttcccttctgattttgactacatcgtttttgtttgtacaaaagctttttagtttaatatatctggtgctgctaggcccccttccttcacattttttttcattatttcctttgatattcttgatcttttgttattccaaatgaaatttgttgtagtttttcctaattcagtaaagaagttttttggtaatttgataggtatggcactaaataggtaaattaatttgggtaggatgttcatttttattatgttagctcgtcctacccaggaacagttaatggctttccaattgttgaggtccagttttatttgtttggaaagtgttttgtagttgttttcgtataattgctgtgtttgttttgttagattgattcccaagtattttatattgtctagggtgattttaaatggtgtttctctttctacctcttgctgttctaatgtgttggaaatgtatagaaatgctgatgatttatgtgcatttattttgtatcctaccactttgctaaagttgttgattatttctaccagcctcttagttgattctctaggattttttaagtataccatcatatcatctgcaaagagtgatagcttagtctcctcattgcctattttgataccttcaatttctttttcttctctaattgctattgctagtgtttctagtactatgttgaataatagaggtgataatgggcatccttgtttcactcctgatcttattgggaaggcttctaatatatccccattgcatataatgcttgttgatggttttaggtatatattgtttattatttttaggaaaggtccttctattcctgtacttttcagtgctttcaataggaatggatgctgtattttgtcaaaggcaggaggtattcttttaaagccatttgcacATCATTCAAAATTGtgtctagaatggttggaccaattcagaactccaccagcattgtATTATTGGCACAAATtttccacataccctccaacattcatgactttcctttgctgccatat
The window above is part of the Gracilinanus agilis isolate LMUSP501 unplaced genomic scaffold, AgileGrace unplaced_scaffold14889, whole genome shotgun sequence genome. Proteins encoded here:
- the LOC123254102 gene encoding 60S ribosomal protein L11-like; the protein is GHCTVRGAKAKEILEKGLKVREYELRKNNFSDTGNFGFGIQEHIDLGIKYDPSIGIYGLDFYAVLGRPGFSIADKKRRTGCIGAKHRIGKEEAMHWFQQKYDGIILPGK